One Coffea arabica cultivar ET-39 chromosome 5c, Coffea Arabica ET-39 HiFi, whole genome shotgun sequence DNA window includes the following coding sequences:
- the LOC113690638 gene encoding acidic endochitinase-like, whose amino-acid sequence MAASLRPLFLAIIPLLMISSLISSSEGAIGFYWGQNPHAGNLTEICLNGTGIYEYVAIAFLNFEGSKTVLSIDDHCNPSIPDKCASLGPMIDFCKGQGIKVFLSLGGRPDLSPDDAQKVADDIWNKFLNNSAGHGPLNATVDGIDFRIQSESNQSLDVLAQALSAYSTPDRKVYLSAAPLCQIPDYYLDTAIKTGVFDYVWVQFFGDPSCEYSPESPSPLIRSWIAWSCYLDKYNTTLFLGLTGDSDDDGYIPCVPLVSEILLFVEWFPKYGGIMMLQGKYYCLLLNHSSEKIRSYVNSDVMAYGRKSMNKFQAI is encoded by the coding sequence ATGGCTGCTAGTTTACGACCCCTCTTCTTAGCAATAATACCCCTGCTGATGATTTCATCCTTGATCAGCTCCTCAGAAGGCGCAATTGGGTTCTACTGGGGCCAAAATCCTCATGCTGGAAACCTGACCGAGATATGCCTCAATGGTACTGGTATCTATGAATACGTGGCTATCGCCTTCTTAAATTTCGAGGGTAGCAAAACAGTCTTGAGCATAGATGACCATTGCAATCCGAGCATCCCGGATAAGTGCGCCTCCCTAGGTCCTATGATAGATTTCTGCAAGGGCCAAGGCATCAAAGTATTTCTTTCCCTTGGTGGGAGGCCTGATCTTTCTCCTGATGATGCTCAGAAAGTTGCAGATGATATCTGGAACAAGTTTTTGAATAATAGTGCAGGCCATGGTCCTCTCAATGCTACTGTAGATGGAATAGACTTCCGTATCCAAAGCGAATCAAACCAGAGTCTGGATGTTCTCGCCCAGGCACTCTCGGCTTATAGCACACCTGACAGAAAGGTGTACTTATCTGCAGCACCACTTTGTCAAATTCCTGACTATTATCTTGACACTGCtatcaaaactggcgtctttgACTACGTGTGGGTGCAATTTTTCGGTGATCCTTCATGTGAATACAGTCCAGAAAGTCCGTCTCCCCTCATCAGAAGTTGGATTGCATGGTCTTGCTATCTAGACAAATATAATACTACATTATTCCTGGGATTAACAGGAGATTCTGACGATGACGGTTACATCCCATGTGTACCGCTAGTCAGTGAGATTCTTCTCTTTGTGGAGTGGTTTCCCAAATATGGAGGGATCATGATGCTTCAGGGCAAATACTATTGCCTTCTTTTAAATCATTCCAGTGAAAAAATCAGGTCTTATGTTAATTCTGATGTTATGGCCTATGGTAGAAAGTCCATGAATAAGTTCCAAGCCATCTAA